One genomic segment of Impatiens glandulifera chromosome 6, dImpGla2.1, whole genome shotgun sequence includes these proteins:
- the LOC124943465 gene encoding LOB domain-containing protein 18-like has translation MSINVYSIVRIIIGPCGACKFLRKKCQDDCIFAPYFDSDQGTADFESVHRIFGASNISELLTNIPIQQRTDAVFTLCLEARARLRDRDPIYGCISDIYTLQDQQTADQNTFAGAPVDGGNGKEFASEFP, from the exons atGAGCATCAATGTCTATTCTATTGTCAGAATCATTATCGGACCATGCGGAGCCTGCAAATTCTTACGAAAGAAGTGCCAAGATGATTGCATATTTGCACCTTATTTCGATTCTGATCAAGGAACCGCCGATTTTGAGTCCGTTCACAGGATTTTCGGAGCAAGCAACATTTCCGAGCTTCTAACGAATATCCCGATCCAACAAAGAACCGATGCCGTTTTCACTTTATGTTTGGAGGCTCGTGCTCGTCTCCGAGATCGAGATCCTATATATGGTTGCATATCTGATATTTATACTCTCCAAGATCAg CAGACAGCCGATCAGAACACTTTCGCCGGAGCTCCGGTGGACGGCGGCAATGGGAAAGAGTTTGCTTCGGAGTTCCCCTAA